The Procambarus clarkii isolate CNS0578487 chromosome 24, FALCON_Pclarkii_2.0, whole genome shotgun sequence genomic interval tgaaggcatattgttaagttcttatttggtaaatacagatataaaatatttgttaaaaatactactcatctccttgtcattatccgttatttgacctgtctcagattttaatggacttatcctttccctagtcttagtttgatataactgaaaaaaacctttaggatttgactttgccaatatggataatgcagggagaatgaaaagaacccttgcaggtcttaaaggccacttaacaagacagatcaagaaatgtgaagatttgtcacaacaatctcaagttgattatgctgacctggaaagctattatcaagcagctgcaggtaaatttgagcaaatcaaatgccaaatagctaaCCTTGTgggcagactactaccatcgattcatcggtagccctattaaatatcagggcataaccatgctaaattcttcaagaggtaaattactctcaggcccagtatcaaacctgaggagacctatgcctgcagatacacattactagtagaaatctaaatttgtcagctgattatatttctccagtagcattatactaaggagattacagctgactatagtaacagaggttgatgttaatatcctCATTTAAAgcagaagatgagttcatgaggcctccgtggccaatcagtgaacagtagcctaaaccagctacaagtcactgcgaccaatgtcactgaacccactgcagtctcagacccattcttgactttaatgatgggctattcaatcctctgaatcaattaactaaattaaaccacaataaatctgacgactgatttgatacatttattatttaatgaagATGAATTccttgggcctcagtgtttatatatcagtgaccagttacctgaacaagtttcaagttatatctaatgtcactgatctcactgcagtccctgaatcatacttgactgtagtacttgatcacattcagtcttttgggttaaataatatgtaattaggcttgaattttagcctttcaagagttaacagagaaatgaattcgcattagacttctaacccctgtaactttagtacgggacatccgtcctgtacgaacagacgcacaaatgtgtgattactaactactaacatcaaattaatctaataattcgaaggaggagtatcggtgttcgtctgttctaaatagaacttcgacccgtgagcagccctccgggaaattatgtcggaaaatctgacaccattaACTAATATTAATTCAACATGCAGAtgatattgctgctgtgttgtataaacaagttaacccatagaaaatgtaacttgtagtggaattttccgtctatggaaaacgggatatcattaccacatactattataaattcaccacctattgtggtgggaattattcttaaatacattagtctttggactttaccatcataaaaaatctcatataaattaacctaattatcagaattaaaatagagtaaatgtgacccttctatcccttactgtcatctggacaatgtaggccagtagtgtCAGTGAGGagtgagtggtcagccattgttattgtactaagACCAAAGTCGTTGGAGCTAGTAactgctcctataaattctcttggacgaagtgtgacgaagatcagagtagtggtctttcatcatcaacacgctgtcagcaaatacaaggaaggtgtctttccgaaacccgtttatctttcatttaagACCATTTATGTCAGGTAGATAAGGGCTAGCcggttagatcacaaatgatcgactcaaacaaggtaattaagccttggtctttatggttcaatgtacagtgttttctctgatatagcgtcatatattaggattctggcttcatagctagagcccttttgacaggtcaagacgaggaagcatgctttgtgtatcagttactagGGTGATGGatgctacctcacacgaggaaaatttggtgtctacatcctagttatacctggtggactaaggcctgctgtacaaataagataaggaacctcttcaatgtatgtagtctaatactgtagtttgatttgctgcatatatataaattcaatataacccccccctcccctaatgtgtagaggatcgatttgtgagattattgcagaaatacagtccgcttaTCCGGACTGGATTATCTGGATTATTGCAGAAATCAGTCCGCAATTGCTATcggagtatacaaattaacgtaaatataaattctatataaattcatataaattaaataaatataaatctcacaggtcggttcccacaaacatCACCTTCTGGGTGAGAATAAAGATTTTGCTGAGAACTTGATATACTAAATCATATTTGCGAAGAGATGAGCTGGCAAACATGTTAACTAAACTAAGATTGACTAGTGAGTGGAAAATGAGCTCGTAAAAAACAAAGATTCTTACAGAAGTTTGAATACGACTGAGTGTAATTGCCTTGTGAGAACACGTCTTTTGTGTGAGTTGATCAAAAAGCATATTTTGAGATTGAGAATATTTCTGGGATGAGTTTTTCTGCCATGTGATTTCTGTGAGAGATATGAATTAATATTAGAAACCAGTAAGTAaacttgatttaaaaaaaaataattaaggcATTGAGAACTGAAAAGTAGGACACTGAATTCACTTTGAAAAGCAAAAGTCACCGTGGAAAAAGCTCCAAGTCACTcagaaaaatactgagtaatgttcTTCTGTTATCTAATAGTAAACTGTCATTCACTGCTTGTATTGCCTCATTCAGAGGCAGCAAACCCCAACAATAATATCAAGCGCTTTATTGGGAAAAGGTGGTACGTCCTTTGTTAGGCACACTGTGTAATCTATCGATATATTGTACCATCAATATCAGGGGATATTGCTTCATCTATCGGGATATTACATCATCAATCGAAATACTGAGTCATTACAATAATGTGATGCATCATCAGGCAGGCGTATGACCTCCATCAACCAATATGACTGGTGTCAGAGAGTGCAAAGAACGAGAGAGGAAGTGATGAAGAGAGGGGGGCGAGACAGCGTGCCTGAAGTGTGTATCCGCACACTGCCTCCAGGGCTATGACACTCTCACAGCCAGTGTGAGAGGCCTCCATCACACACCGTGCAATACGCCGACGCTTACTATCCAATAAAGTGCTTGGATCCGCTATTGTAGACCAGGCAAAAGGCCTGACCTCGTCCTCACAGGCCAAGCCTGAGGTCTAGAGTCGTTGTCACAAACCGGAAGATGTCTGGAGCCGTTATCGCATACTGAATGTCAGGCCAAGAGCCCCTATCACAGAGCAGGTGCTATAACTGGCACCAGTAGAGAATTGAGAGGTCAGCAGAAACTAATGTAGATCAGGCAAGCGACTAACTCTCATTATTACAGAGTTATAAGCTTGCCTCCAGTACTTCAGAACTGGTCAGGGTCCTGGAGTCGTTATTTCAGAGTCGGGGATATTACTGGAGGTCGCCTGAAGTTACTATTGCAGGAGGGGTGAGAGGCCAGGAACTGCTATTGCAGGAGGGGTGAGAGGCCAGGAACTGCTATTGCAGGAGGAGTGAGAGGTCAGGAACTGCTATTGCAGGAGGGGTGAGAGGTCAGGAACTGCTATTGCAGGAGGGATGAGAGGCCAGGAACTGCTATTGCAGGAGGAGTGAGAGGTCAGGAACTGCTATTGCAGGAGGGATGAGAGGCCAGGAACTGCTATTGCAGGAGGAGTGAGAGGTCAGGAACTGTTATTGCAGGAGGGATGAGAGGCCAGGAACTGCTATTGCAGGAGGGGTGAGAGGCCAGGAACTGCTATTGCAGGAGGGGTGAGAGGCCAGGAACTGCTATTGCAGGAGGAGTGAGAGGCCAGGAACTGCTATTGCAGGAGGAGTGAGAGGTCAGGAACTGCTATTGCAGGAGGAGTGAGAGGCCAGGAACTGCTATTGCAGGAGGAGTGAGAGGCCAGGAACTGCTATTGCAGGAGGAGTGAGAGGCCAGGAACTGCTATTGCAGGAGGAGTGAGAGGTCAGGAACTGCTATTGCAGGAGGGATGAGAGGCCAGGAACTGCTATTGCAGGAGGAGTGAGAGGTCAGGAACTGCTATTGCAGGAGGAGTGAGAGGCCAGGAACTGCTATTGCAGGAGGGGTGAGAGGCCAGGAACTGCTATTGCAGGAGGGGTGAGAGGCCAGGAACTGCTATTGCAGGAGGAGTGAGAGGCCAGGAACAGCTATTGCAGGAGGAGTGAGAGGCCAGGAACTGCTATTGCAGGAGGGGTGAGAGGTCAGGAACTGCTATTGCAGGAGGGGTGAGAGGCCAGGAACTGCTATTGCAGGAGGGGTGAGAGGTCAGGAACTGCTATTGCAGGAGGGGTGAGAGGCCAGGAACTGCTATTGCACGAGGGTTGTGAGGCTAGGAACTGCTACTGCAAGAGGAAAGGTTTTAGGAACCACAACTGCTGGCTGGGTGGAAGGCCTGTCCCAGTTATCGCAGACCATGCAGCAGAAAGAATTCTTCATGGAAGCATTGTCTTCCCTAGATgacagaagagtaatgggagacatgttcactacctacaaaattctctgagaaattgacagggtagacaaaaacTTACTATTTATTATGCGttatacacgaacaaggggacacgggaggaaacttagtacccaaataagctaaagagaaaccaaaaaaaaaattctcagttttagagtagttaacaaatggactaGGAATTGAGGTGTTCgatgcagactccatacacagtttcaaatttagatgtgatagagccaaaAAGTTTTAGGGAATTAAAAACCagatgattgacagctgagaggcgggaccaaaacgccAACGTTCAATCCTCTCAAATACAACTAGGAAAGAACACCGATGGAATCAAACAGAagcgccctcccccccccttctcctaggacgctgctcaggttaccaacacccaGGACGCAgctcaggttaccaacacccgTGACCCTGCTCAGGTTACCAGCACCCGGGACGCAgctcaggttaccaacacccgtgacgctgctcaggttaccaacacccgggacgctgctcaggttaccaGCACCCGGGACGCAGCTCAGGCTACCAACACCCGGGACACTGCTCAGGTTACCAGCACCCGggacgctgctcaggttaccaGCACCCGGGACACTGCTCAGGTTACCAGCACCCGggacgctgctcaggttaccaacacccgTGACActgctcaggttaccaacacccgggacgctgctcaggttaccaGCACCCGGGACACTGCTCAGGTTACCAGCACCCGGGTCGCTGCTCAGGTTACCAGCACCCGggacgctgctcaggttaccagcacccgggacgctgctcaggttaccagcacccgggacgctgctcaggttaccagcacccgggacgctgctcaggttaccaacacccgggacgctgctcaggttaccaGCACCCGGGACACTGCTCAGGTTACCAGCACCCGCgacgctgctcaggttaccaGCACCCGGGACGCTGCTCATGTTACCAGCACCCGggacgctgctcaggttaccaacacccgTGACActgctcaggttaccaacacccgggaCGATGCTCAGGTTACCAGCACCCGGGACACTGCTCAGGTTACCAGCACCCGggacgctgctcaggttaccagcgcccgggacgctgctcaggttaccaacacccgTGACACTGCTCAGGTTACCAGCACCCGggacgctgctcaggttaccaGCACCCAggacgctgctcaggttaccagcacccgggacgctgctcaggttaccaGCACCCGGGATGCTGCTCAGGTTACCAGCACCCGGGACGCTGCTCTGGTTACCAACACCCCggacgctgctcaggttaccaGCACCCGGGACACTGCTCAGGTTACCAGCACCCGGGTCGCTGCTCAGGTTACCAGCACCCGggacgctgctcaggttaccagcacccgggacgctgctcaggttacctgcacccgggacgctgctcaggttaccagcacccgggacgctgctcaggttaccaacacccgggacgctgctcaggttaccaGCACCCGGGACACTGCTCAGGTTACCAGCACCCGggacgctgctcaggttaccagcacccgggacgctgctcaggttaccaGCACCCGGGATgctgctcaggttaccaacacccgTGACACTGCTCAGGTTACCAGCACCCGggacgctgctcaggttaccaGCCCCGGGACACTGCTCAGGTTACCAGCACCCGggacgctgctcaggttaccagcacccgggacgctgctcaggttaccagcgcccgggacgctgctcaggttaccaacacccgTGACAATGCTCAGGTTACCAGCACCCGggacgctgctcaggttaccagcacccgggacgctgctcaggttaccaacacccgggatgctgctcaggttaccagcacccgggacgctgctcaggttaccagcacccgggacgctgctcaggttaccagcacccgggacgctgctcaggttaccagcacccgggacgctgctcaggttaccaGCACCCAggacgctgctcaggttaccagcacccgggacgctgctcaggttaccaGCACCCTGGACGCAgctcaggttaccaacacccgggacgctgctcaggttaccaacacccgggacgctgctcaggttaccaacacccgggacgctgctcaggttaccaacacccgggacgctgctcaggttaccaacacccgggacgctgctcaggttaccaacacccgggacgctgctcaggttaccaacacccgggacgctgctcaggttaccaacacccgggacgctgctcaggttaccaacacccCAGCCAGTCCACGGCTGTGTCTGCCAGctggtccacggcagtgtctgccacctggtccacggcagtgtctgccagctggtccacggcagtgtctgccagctggtccacggcagtgtctgccagctggtccacggcagtgtctgccagctggtccACGGCAGTGCCTACCGCCTGGTCCACGGCAGTGCCTACCACctggtccacggcagtgtctaccacctggtccacggcagtgtctgccacctggtccacggcagtgtctaccacctggtccacggcagtgtctgccacctggtccacggctgtgtctgccagctggtccacggcagtgtctgccagctggtccACCAAGTGTCTGCCACCTGGTCCACCAAGTCTCTGCCACCTGGTCCACCAAGTGTCTGCCACCTGGTCCACCAAGTTTCGGCCACCTGGTCCACCAAGTGTCTGCCACCTGGTCCACCAAGTTTCTGCCACCTGGTCCACCAAGTGTCTGCCACCTGGTCCACCAAGTTTCTGCCACctggtccacggcagtgtctgccacctggtccaccaagtgtctgccacctggtccacggctgtgtctgccacctggtccacggcagtgtctgccacctGGTCCACCAAGTGTCTGCCACCTGGTCCACCAAGTGTCTGCCACCTGGTCCACGTCAGTGTCTGCCGCCTGGTCTACGGCTGTGTCTGCCACCTGATCCACCAAGTGTCTGCCACCTGGTTCACGGCTGTGTCTGCCACTTGGTCCACCAAGTGTCTGCCACCTGGTCCACCAAGTGTCTGCCACCTGGTCCACCAAGTGTCTGCCACCTGGTCCACCAAGTGTCTGCCACCTGGTCCACCAAGTGTCTGCCACCTGGTCCACCAAGTTTCTGCCACCTGGTCCACCAAGTGTCTGCCACCTGGTCCACGGTTGTGTCTGCCACCTGGTCCACCAAGTGTCTGCCACCTGGTCCACCAAGTGTCTGCCACTTGGTCCACGGCTGTGTCTGCCACCTGGTCCACCAAGTGTCTGCCACCTGGTCCACGGCTGTGTCTGCCACCTGGTCCACGGCTGTGTCTGCCACCTGGTCCACGGCTGTGTCTGCCACCTGGTCCACGGCTGTGTCTCCCACCTGGTCCACGTCAGTGTCTGCCGCCTGGTCCACGGCTGTGTCTGCCACCTGATCCACCAAGTGTCTGCCACCTGGTTCACGGCTGTGTCTGCCACCTGGTCCACCAAGTGTCTGCCACCTGGTCCACCAAGTGTCTGCCACCTGGTCCACCAAGTGTCTGCCACCGggttcaccaagtgtctgccaccTGGTCCACCAAGTGTCTGCCACCTGGTCCACCAAGTGGCTGCCACCTGGTCCACAACTGTGTCTGCCACCTGGTCCACCAAGTGTCTGCCACCTGGTCCACCAAGTTTCTGCCACCTGCTCCACCAAGTGTCTGCCACctggtccacggcagtgtctgccagctTGTTCACCGCGAGCTGGATCACTGAGACAACCACCCAGATAACCAGGCTGGAGCCACTCGCAACTTCCCACAGATATCAACAGAATGTCGGGTCCTAATGATACTCTTTTCTTCCATACTCTTTAACCTCATACATGCCATTACTCGCCGTCTTCTCTTTCCATACAATCCTAAAATGCTGTATCAAGAACGCCTCAGTGTGTTCCAACGTTCACCTCAGTCTTTGAAGGATTGTCATCGCTCAGGTACAGCCCCCGAGCACTCAGTCTTTCCTTGAaacgcaagaatgtaaaaataccaaaatGTTTCTACGACACAAAAGAGGCTGTAAACCTTGATGTTGTTCGGTAATGTGTTGCGTGTGTCATACCTTAAGTAGCGCTGGTGCAGGAAGACCCGTATTTTTCCCAACTTATTCAGATATACATGGAAGTATATGCATCCAGAGGCAAGCAAAACACGACCATGGGTATCAGCACACGAGCACATACTTAAGTATATACACAAGCATGACCACAAGTCCATGCACATATGTGTGTATAATCTCCAACAGGTCTCCCACTCTACATACACTGTACACTCACAAAGCAATAATATTAAGCATATTCTAACACACTATGGCTCTGCGCGTCATATCTACAATATTCAGAATATTTGCATGATTAATCTGGCTAATGGAGCAGGAATACAGAGATAATGGACCCATTACACATGAACATTTTTACATCATATCAGCCGTTCCAGAAAGGTGATTTTGTAGATATGGTCAGATATTAGGTCTCCAGGGGTCAGGGCACTGCAGCGTGTACCGTATCCAGGGGTCAGGGTGCTGCTCTGTGTACCGTATCCAGGGGTTATGGCACTGCAGCGTGTACCGTATCCAGGGGCCAGGGTGCTGCTCTGTGTACCGTATCCAGGGGTTATGGCACTGCAGCGTGTACTGTATCCAGGGGTCAGGGTGCTGCTCTGTGTACCGTATCCAGGGGTTATGGCACTGCAGCGTGTACTGTATCCAGGGGTCAGGGTGCTGCTCTGTGTACTGTAGTAGTAGGGATGGCGGTCCacacatgatattttgttttcggcaaatatcgtgtgtagaccgccaggggtttcaggtaaatttgggcagtcacagatttggaaataAGGAATtcgtatgagaaaaataatttctgagattatagaAATTTGTTAGGAGTTCTtaagatgaaaataatgtcatagaagtttgttaagagtttttatgggagaaattcaaatatcgtgtgtagaccgcctggggtttcaggtgaatttggccagtcactgatttggaagtaaggaattcttatgaagaaaataatttctgagattatagaagtttggtaagagttcttatgaggaaaataagttggaaatttttTTAGAAATTTTTTAAAAAATATCGTGTTTAAGTCACACAGTTTCCCGGTGAACTCTACGGACAATTCGTGCCTGTTTTGAAAACTGCGTATTTTTCAAAGACCATTTTCTGAGAATATGTTCATATAAGTTTGTTAATTaatttaagagttcttatgaggaaaataatttcatagaagttgttaagagttcttatgaggaaaataatttcatcGAAGTTTGTTGAGAGTTCGTATGAGAGAAAttcaaatttttcagagttcagttttaagaaaatatttcagagtttcaagtaatcatagaagtttatttatatgtttattacCGAATTTtgtaaaaaagaccattttcagagaatattgtcttagatgttttgttaaggaaaacagacatcttagccatgacatttagttttatatgcatttaagaccgaaaattagtcagagacagtttaaagctcaaaattcttcagagtccactttgttagcaaaattcttcagagtccagtttatgcctgAAAAAATTCAGAGTCAAGTTTTACCCTGaaattaacagagtccattttatacgaaAAActcgtcagagtccactttgcgagcaaaattcttcagagtccagtttatgcctgAAAATAATCAGGGTCAAGTTTTACCCTTGAAATTAACAGAGTCCTGTTGTTGATCTAAATTATTTAGAgttcactttgtgagcaaaattcgtcagagcccattttcagaccaattttcattagagtccagtttataccaaaaattcgtCAGAGTTCACTTTGTGCCCAAAAATATTAAGAGTCCAGTAATGACGGAAATTAGGCAGAGTCCATAGACGACCAGATTTTAACTGAGTCCAGTTCAttaccaattttcatcagagtccaattgaaggcccaaatttgacagagaccgcaTTTTTGCTACTAATAGCCCATTTTTAGtctaattttaaacagtcatatttcagacatagtaaataagatcaagtcagttactgagctccagctcttttcCTGCACCGTAGTTCATTTGTTCAAGTTCTTTAATAGcagatcaatttccctgaaatttaagatCACTATATTTCTACATAGTAAAATAAGATCCGAACAAATACCAAATTCTAGCtcatgtcctctgtccaagttcactcctgtaaattcactactatcagtccaaatccccccagAGGTTTAAACACCCATTTACATTTTCAGACCCCCCTGCAAATAAATCAAACTGAAATTACCGAGTTCCAACTCATGTTCTtcacttagttcaatgttcatcaaattatttcagatcaagcccctctccagtctatcaaagtaaacatcattACCTTTTATACCCAttttgtactcagctatgtaatattcacacagtcatataacaccttaccttcaatacttttgtttacccaagtaagcaattATCACATGGTCAAaaatctcaccttaccctttccctcccttaccttctcatccccaacatttccaaaccttcaataattgtactgtatttgcatattttctctatattcagctgtgttcttcacattcttttccatgttttctgtgttcactccatgttctacaaatgttcacagcatgctcagttcatatttttttcacctgttttgtcaatttttctctgctttctaccattttccccttatgttcactatgttctttttcatgttttcatgtacatcatatgttctctgtacaacttttatactcaagatccacgttctcaatgttcttagcttcttcttcacatgttcagtgttcattctttatattccctgttctccttatcatgttttcatcttCTCTGTAAGTtcctattcccagcatgttcactgtattcatcaacttttcttacatgttttctgtgttctttgccatgttccccatatgttcactgggttcattcccttacatgttatttaacgttctttaactaaaaaaatctttcgacaatcaactaaaaacatagtcacttttcgtcatttctcaactaaacttattatccaatcaactaaaaatagtcaaaattagcctcgttcaacaccgttcttaactaaaatggcctttctcttagctaaaaattgtcaatggaaactttccaacactgtttataactaactttatccatcgtcaagtaactgtaaatagtcttgttcatcatttcttaacagcCGTTATGTTTCATCATGTAAGAAAAAAtagccaaagatatctttcatcgctgttcttaactgacattatactttggggagcacaaaaaataaCAATGATCATCAAATTTTCTTGTcgtttcctaactaaaattatccgtcaatcaactgaaaatagccGCGTTCATCATTTTGTCAAGTCCAGATTCGCTCAATACTTCTTAGAGTAGAAAATTAGTCAAATGGAACATCGTTCTACACTTTTGTAACTAACAGTATACTTCAATGAGTAAGAAAaataatcaaagacactcttcaagacatcaaagacatcctttgaggcatcaaagttactcttagaGACATGAAGGCCACATTCAGATACACCCACAGctgctcttcgagaaatcaaagacactctttgagacatcaaaattactcttcgagacatcaatgttactcttcgagatatcaaagttactcttcgagacatcaaagacacaatCAAAAACACACTCAAAACGTCAAATACtattcatgtccacaaaagttattctcagagcaatcaaaagttattctcagtcttgaaatgttattctctaattaacctttcgttcatcagagaagctttctaacacatcttcgttcatcaaagttattctcagagacatctaaaattAT includes:
- the LOC138368092 gene encoding paternally-expressed gene 3 protein-like — encoded protein: MQQKEFFMEALSSLDDRRDAAQVTNTQDAAQVTNTRDPAQVTSTRDAAQVTNTRDAAQVTNTRDAAQVTSTRDAAQATNTRDTAQVTSTRDAAQVTSTRDTAQVTSTRDAAQVTNTRDTAQVTNTRDAAQVTSTRDTAQVTSTRVAAQVTSTRDAAQVTSTRDAAQVTSTRDAAQVTSTRDAAQVTNTRDAAQVTSTRDTAQVTSTRDAAQVTSTRDAAHVTSTRDAAQVTNTRDTAQVTNTRDDAQVTSTRDTAQVTSTRDAAQVTSARDAAQVTNTRDTAQVTSTRDAAQVTSTQDAAQVTSTRDAAQVTSTRDAAQVTSTRDAALVTNTPDAAQVTSTRDTAQVTSTRVAAQVTSTRDAAQVTSTRDAAQVTCTRDAAQVTSTRDAAQVTNTRDAAQVTSTRDTAQVTSTRDAAQVTSTRDAAQVTSTRDAAQVTNTRDTAQVTSTRDAAQLLFEKSKTLFETSKLLFETSMLLFEISKLLFETSKTQSKTHSKRQILFMSTKVILRAIKSYSQS